In a genomic window of Primulina huaijiensis isolate GDHJ02 chromosome 10, ASM1229523v2, whole genome shotgun sequence:
- the LOC140986799 gene encoding 3-ketoacyl-CoA synthase 6 → MPQILPNFTGSVKLKYVKLGYQYIVNHILAFLLIPIMLGVLVEILRLGPTELLNIGKSLHFDLVQVLCSSFSIIFIATVYFMSKPRSIYLVDYSCYKPPINFRVPFSTFMEHSRLILKDNPKSVDFQMRILERSGLGEETCLPPAIHYIPPTPTMEAARGEAEMVIFSAIDDLMQKTGIKPKDIDVLIVNCSLFSPTPSLSAMIVNKYKLRSNIKSYNLSGMGCSAGLISIDLARDLLHVLPNSYALVISTEIITPNYYQGSERAMLLPNCLFRMGSAAILLSNKSRDRRRAKYKLVHVVRTHKGSDDKAHKCVFEQEDPEGKVGINLSKDLMVIAGEALKSNITTIGPLVLPASEQLLFLFTLIGRKIFNPKWKPYIPDFKQAFDHFCIHAGGRAVIDELQKNLQLSAEHVEASRMTLHRFGNTSSSSLWYEMSYIEAKGRMKKGDRVWQIAFGSGFKCNSAVWECNRTIKTPTDGPWKDCIQRYPVHIPEIVKL, encoded by the coding sequence ATGCCGCAAATTCTGCCAAATTTCACCGGTTCCGTCAAGCTCAAGTACGTGAAACTGGGGTACCAATACATAGTCAATCACATCCTCGCCTTCTTGCTTATCCCGATCATGCTCGGAGTCCTCGTCGAAATCCTCCGTTTAGGCCCCACTGAGCTGCTGAATATCGGGAAGTCCCTCCACTTTGATCTTGTCCAAGTCCTGTGTTCTTCATTCTCAATCATTTTTATCGCCACCGTTTACTTCATGTCGAAACCTAGATCGATATACTTGGTTGATTACTCCTGTTACAAGCCTCCGATCAACTTCCGGGTTCCCTTCTCCACGTTCATGGAGCATTCCAGACTGATTCTCAAAGATAATCCGAAAAGTGTCGATTTCCAGATGCGGATTCTTGAAAGATCAGGCCTTGGTGAAGAAACCTGTCTACCGCCTGCTATACATTATATCCCGCCGACGCCGACGATGGAAGCTGCGAGAGGAGAAGCCGAGATGGTTATCTTTTCTGCCATAGATGATCTGATGCAGAAAACGGGGATTAAGCCGAAGGATATCGATGTTCTGATAGTGAATTGCAGCCTGTTCTCGCCTACGCCGTCCCTTTCCGCCATGATTGTGAATAAATACAAGCTGAGAAGCAATATCAAGAGCTACAATCTTTCTGGAATGGGGTGCAGCGCTGGATTGATCTCCATTGATTTAGCCAGGGATTTGCTCCATGTTCTTCCAAATTCTTACGCTTTAGTAATCAGCACGGAAATCATCACCCCAAATTACTACCAAGGTTCCGAACGAGCCATGCTCCTCCCCAACTGCCTCTTCCGGATGGGCTCCGCCGCCATCCTCCTTTCTAACAAAAGCCGAGACAGACGACGTGCCAAGTACAAACTCGTGCACGTCGTCCGGACCCACAAAGGGTCCGATGACAAGGCCCACAAATGCGTGTTCGAGCAAGAGGATCCAGAGGGAAAAGTGGGTATAAATCTGTCGAAAGATTTGATGGTCATCGCTGGAGAAGCCCTGAAATCGAACATAACCACAATTGGTCCACTAGTCCTCCCGGCTTCCGAACAACTACTCTTCCTTTTCACCCTTATCGGCCGCAAAATCTTCAACCCCAAATGGAAACCCTACATTCCAGACTTCAAACAAGCTTTCGATCACTTCTGCATACACGCTGGCGGCCGAGCGGTCATCGACGAACTCCAGAAGAATCTCCAGTTGTCAGCTGAGCATGTGGAGGCTTCAAGAATGACGCTACACAGATTCGGGAACACTTCTTCTTCCTCACTCTGGTACGAAATGAGTTATATCGAAGCTAAAGGGAGGATGAAGAAAGGCGACAGGGTGTGGCAGATAGCATTCGGAAGTGGATTTAAGTGTAACAGCGCCGTCTGGGAATGCAACCGAACCATCAAAACTCCGACAGACGGGCCCTGGAAAGATTGCATCCAGAGGTACCCGGTGCATATTCCAGAAATCGTCAAGCTCTGA
- the LOC140986642 gene encoding cytokinin hydroxylase-like: protein MEMVVSIAIFIFLYIFLKAAYDTISCYWLTPKRIKKAMEKQGVYGPKPRFLVGNILDMTTLVAESTSKDMDSIHHDIVGRLLPHFIVWSKIHGKRFIYWNGIEPRMCLTEPELIKELLSKYSTISGKSWQQQQGSKHFIGRGLLMANGDDWYHQRHIVAPAFMGDKLKSYAGYMVECTTQMLKSLENAMETGETEVEIGEFMTRLTADIISRTEFDSNYEKGKQIFHLLTDLQRLCAQASRHLWFPGSRFFPSKYNREIKSLKMEVEALLMEIIQSRKDCVEIGRSESYGNDLVGMLLSEMKKKRESNKFSLNLQLIMDECKTFFFAGHETTALLLTWTVMLLASNPIWQEKVREEVKQVCTNGGEPSVDQLSKLTLLGMVINESLRLYPPASVLPRMAFEDIKLGDQLFIPKGLSIWIPVLAIHHNEEIWGKDVNEFNPSRFASKSYAPGRHFIPFATGPRNCVGQSFALMEAKIILSMLISRFSFTLSENYRHAPIIVLTIKPKYGVQICLKPLN from the exons ATGGAAATGGTGGTTTCTATAGCAATTTTCATCTTTCTATACATTTTCTTGAAAGCTGCCTACGATACAATATCATGTTACTGGCTTACCCCAAAACGAATCAAAAAAGCAATGGAAAAACAAGGGGTATATGGCCCGAAACCGCGGTTTTTGGTCGGTAACATATTGGACATGACCACTTTGGTGGCGGAATCAACTTCAAAGGACATGGATTCAATCCATCACGATATTGTAGGTCGTCTTCTCCCTCATTTCATCGTATGGTCGAAGATACATG GAAAAAGATTTATATATTGGAACGGGATTGAGCCCAGAATGTGCCTAACCGAACCCGAACTGATCAAAGAACTTCTGTCAAAGTATAGCACCATTTCTGGGAAATCATGGCAACAACAACAGGGCTCCAAGCATTTCATCGGCCGAGGCCTGTTAATGGCCAATGGCGACGATTGGTACCACCAACGACACATTGTCGCGCCGGCATTCATGGGAGACAAACTCAAG AGCTATGCTGGATACATGGTGGAATGCACTACACAGATGCTTAAATCCTTGGAAAATGCAATGGAAACAGGCGAAACCGAAGTCGAGATCGGAGAATTCATGACTCGTCTCACAGCAGATATAATTTCCAGGACCGAATTTGACTCTAACTATGAAAAGGGAAAGCAAATATTTCATCTCTTAACTGATTTACAACGCCTTTGTGCTCAAGCAAGCCGCCATTTATGGTTTCCTGGAAGCAG GTTTTTCCCAAGCAAATACAACAGAGAAATAAAATCCCTGAAAATGGAGGTGGAAGCACTGTTAATGGAAATCATACAAAGCCGAAAGGACTGCGTCGAAATCGGAAGAAGCGAATCATATGGGAACGATTTAGTTGGGATGTTGCTGAGTGAAATGAAGAAGAAACGAGAATCCAATAAATTCAGCTTAAATTTACAGTTAATAATGGACGAATGCAAGACTTTCTTCTTTGCTGGACATGAAACCACAGCTCTACTATTGACTTGGACTGTTATGTTGCTGGCTAGTAACCCTATTTGGCAAGAAAAAGTGCGTGAGGAAGTGAAGCAAGTTTGCACCAATGGCGGCGAACCCTCTGTCGATCAGCTGTCAAAGCTCACTTTG TTAGGCATGGTGATCAATGAATCCCTCAGGTTATATCCACCTGCATCTGTTCTCCCTCGAATGGCGTTTGAAGACATAAAATTAGGTGATCAACTGTTCATTCCAAAGGGTCTTTCGATATGGATCCCGGTTTTAGCCATACATCACAATGAAGAAATATGGGGCAAGGATGTTAATGAGTTCAACCCTAGTCGATTCGCTTCGAAATCATACGCGCCGGGTCGACATTTCATCCCTTTCGCCACTGGTCCAAGAAATTGTGTAGGCCAATCTTTTGCTTTGATGGAAGCCAAGATCATATTATCCATGTTGATATCAAGATTCAGCTTTACTCTCTCGGAAAATTATCGTCACGCCCCGATAATCGTCCTCACGATTAAGCCTAAGTATGGGGTTCAAATATGTTTGAAGcccttgaattaa